Within Natator depressus isolate rNatDep1 chromosome 6, rNatDep2.hap1, whole genome shotgun sequence, the genomic segment aggagtacttgtggcaccttagagactaacaaatttatttgagcataaactttcgtgagctacagctcacttcatcggatgaaagcttatgctcaaataaatttgttagtctctaaggtgccacaagtactccttttctttttgtaaatacagatTCTTCCTTACCTGTAGTCCCCAAATTAGCCACATATAGGTTGAGAGATTGAGCTAAGACTTCAATTTTGTAGCTAAGTACTTCATGTGCCTGTTGCATCTTCTAGTGTTTTGTCCTCATTCCTGCTCAGCGCCTTCCACTTTCTTTTATTCCTAAAGCTCTTGGGTTTGTGGTGTTGAGGCGAGCATTAGCCTGTTCCAGTACATTGTCCATTTGTGTGATCTCCTGACGGGTCATTTTCTGTGCTGATATCAACTCTCAGGATGGTTGACATATCCAGGACCTTAGCTAGGACTCTGGTGCGGATAGGTTGTCTGATgtgctgtattttttatttttatttttcccccagtGCTTGTTTACTGTGACTTACcattcccccacttttttttttttgtttagcatAAGGTCCAGTCTCTGACTGGAAGACTCAATTTGGAGTCATAAGGTAGGAAAGTCGAAGATCTAAGCACAAACACAATGGGAGCCCGAGAGAAGCATGTCTTTTGAACTAGATCTGTGGTTTTAAGAAATAAATCACTACTTCCATTGTAGGACCTACACAGAGCTCTAGAGCTACTGCTGCTATTATCACACTACTTTGTGTTGCATCTGTTGTGAAAGAGAATACACTTGTGTCCCcaagatgacttttttttaaagtgtgtgtaaaaCAGGGCACTTGCTTAATATCATGGAAATTACGACCTGAAAAAGCCTTTAGCTCATCTAATCCAGCCACCCCCCACACAAGTGTACAGGATTGCCCTCTAAGGGAAGAGTACTTTTGAAAAAGTATCTAATGTATgcgacagtgtccctttaaccaTGAAGCCTTAAACAAtgttttttaatgcattttcctAGATAATATGGCAGATGTGCAGAACATAAGCTATCCAACTGTGACACACAAATGCCAAAACTAATCACTTAATGCCCTTTGCATTAGGATAAAACgtgtttttaaaatacaacatTCCGCAGTTCTTCATTTGGAAAACTGTCAGTAATAAACTTAAAGGAAGTTTAAACTATAAAGATTCCTGGGACTGATCAATATAGCTAGAAACTTGATAACTTTTTTATAGAAAATTGTTAAAGCCCAATGAAAGGTACTGTGGCAAAACTGGACCACTTATAGAGAGGCAGTTGTGCCCAGTAATAGTCCTAGTTATTAAACAGCACTCCTCTAGAAACCAGATTTTGTTTAACCCAACTTTGCAGTTTTccttatgggggaaaaaaaaatccatttactaCTTACTCAGCAGCTGAGCTATATGTGCCAAGAAAGTGAATGTTGCCAAGGAATATGGTCTCCAAATTAGAGAATTATTGTATAATCTGCTCCAGTTTATCTTCTAGCAACATAGTGTGGCTATGAATTATGTCTGACATTTGCGTGTAGGCTGAAGCTGCATTCTCAAGGGGAGAGTTCTGGGCATGCACACAATGCAGGACACAATGTGCCTCTTACTCTTTGTGGGTGGTGAGGAGGGGAATTGTATGTGGAAACTAACTCTTTCAGCCAGTAGAGATACAGGTACCACATGCTGGGAAGGGCGCAGTGAGAGAAGTATAGTCCTTCCTTTAGCTATAAGACTAAATTGATGTCTCTTCTGACAGCATCcagaggttaaggggtgactatCCTCCAGACTTGTGGTGGAAAGAGTCTGACCTAACACACACTCTAATAGCCAAGATTTATGTGAGAGTAACTGCTGAGGACCTAGTGTTCAGTCCTGCAAGCTGTTGAATATTCTGGCCCTGAGCCTGGAAAGCAGTTAAGTACATATGTTACATTAagatgtgaatagtcccattgacttcaatagaactgCTCATGTACTCTTAAGTTGAGCGCCTGActacgtgctttgctgaatcaggtggagggtgctcagcaccttgcaggatcaaggctatAGACCTCTGTCCTGCCAATACTAACATGCATGCTCAACTTCACTTAAATTGTTAATTGGCTTTAGAGGGACAGCTCACAAGTTAAGCATGTAAGTGTGTGCAGGATCAGAGCTATAATCGCTGCTCCCTTTGCTTTAAACTAAGTCAGTGTTCTAAACTAAGTTCTAGCAAAAGTCATCTGCTACATTCCCTGAGGTAGGAAATACCCCCTACTATCACTGACCATGAAGAGGAATATCTGCTTTTACAAAATGACCTCTCTCTTCTTACGTAGTAAGGAATCTAGATACTATGTTGGAACTCAGAACTTCATACCCAGCCTCTTCCCTGTACACTAGTGTAGACAACTGTTCAAGAGAAGGAACAATTTCTTTTCAGTATTGACTGGTGTTTTAACTTTAACACCAGGAATAAGGAATTTCAAGTTAGTGGACACTAAAACCCTATCCAGCAACTGAAAttggactggggagagaaaggggacaaCTAAATACAATTCTGTAATAATCATGAAACAACTTGACTACATTTcataaaaaaaactttattaaatACTGTTACTGGGTGAAAATTTCTTAAAAGTACTgaaggaaagggaaaagagggaaggaaaaCTGCCTACTTGACTGTCAGGCTGCTGCAAAAAAATCTTCCGTCCgcattttaattaaattccaaTACTGGACTGTAAGTGGATTTCATCTTTCAAATGCTTCCTTGGAACAGATTAGTGGCTGGAAAGTGAAATCCTTCATTGGCTGGTGTATGAATGGCTTGCATCTCTCTAACTCCTGAACAGTACAGTTGGAGGCTTGCTAGTGGTGCTTTTTTGGCCCATATGGTTGCAGTATGAAACCTTCCACCCACTGCTTATTTCTCTAGAGGGGCATAATTCAAGAGCTTCTCAATCAGATCCACATGGGCTAGCAGCATGCGACGGCAACAGTATCTCTTCAATCCTAGGGCGTCCAGGGCATCCCTGACGATGAACAAATGATACAGTGAAAAAGCATTCCTTAGAACAGTAGCACTGAAAATGGTCCTAAGCAACATACTTGAGACTTTAAACTAGAGTGACAAGAGAAACATAGGGGTAGTTGGCAGCTTTTAAGAACTCCTGCTTGGCCCTGGATGGGTATCTTTATTTCTGTTAATGTTCTTTTCCAGTGTTGCTGCTGAGCAGGATATGTAGCTGAAGCCTGCTCTTCCTGTCAGATTAAATCAACAAGGGGGTCCCACCCTTTCTGTGGAACTAAAGTTAAATACAGAATCAAACTGACATTGATATTTCCACCTTGTTCTTACAGGTGGTAAATCTGACTCTGCCTAATTCCCATAGGGACACAATTAACTGCTTCTGGAAATCCAAAAGCTCTATGTATAGTTCAGAAGGATTCTCTCCACTATGAAAGACAACGTCAAACTCAACCCATGACAAGTAAGCTGAATGCAAGTTTTTCCAGCTAGGAAACCTGTTTTTAGACTTCATGGTTGTGAACATGACTTTTAACTAAACCCATGCAGCCCGTTTAGGCCCCATTTACATTATTATAATGGAGAAAGGGGACTTGGTTTCACCATTGTTGCAACTGGTAGCATAGAGGGGGACCTACTCTGGTTTAAAAATCTGGATGACCAGAGATGACAGCCTGGTAACAGGATGCTGTTTTGAACCTTGTACTGTAACAGCATCCCCCACTACTGTGATAAGTCAAACTGTCCATGATTTTAAGCCAGTTACTTGAATATAGTTTGGTCACATCTATACTAACTAGGAACCCTGCTACTGTTAGAGTGGAAGAAAGGTCAAGTgtgtggttaaggcacttgaaAGATGTAGATTAGTTTTCCAGCTCAAACAAACAATCtgtcagtttcctatctgtaaaactgGAGATAATGCTTGCCTACCTCTGAGATGTTTAAGGGTCAATACATTAAAATATGAGGCACTCCTATTGCAAAGATGAAGGCCAAAAGTTACCTGAAAAGAAGCATAGACGAGTCTGAAGCTATCTTTAATGGGTCACAAATGTGAACTACCTCTGTTCATAAATGGGATGCTTTAGTTGAACCAGATTTTCTAATAATTTAAGCATATGCAACTGCATGTGTGAATTGGGTAATAAGGCAAATGGCTCAGACAATACACACACTTAAAAGTGCCCTGTATTATTTTCCACCTTTTACCTACTCTTAAGCGATGCTAAATGTAATTACAAGTTTGGTCACTACCTGAACCATATTCTACCCTCACTCACTGTACACATCTCCCAGTGGATGTAGAGTAGCATCTGAACTTTGTAGCCCCAACCCATGGATCATAAATAAATGTAGTTCAGTTTTCTTCAAAACTGGTTTATCCTCGAAATATATGGACTGAATCCTAGTAATCTTTAGACTTGCATTATTCAGTGCTGTAATAATCCAGTATTTGATTCCCAAAATGAACTTAAAACAAAATTGTGACACTGTACAGGAGATTGAATGGGAAGAGCTGCTGTTCATGAACTTTGTAATCACTGAAAGAAGTCCAGGAAGCTTTTACATCAACTGTTTGGGTGGATGTGATAAGGACTAAACAATGTTCTCAGAATCACAAGTTCCAGAAATTCTATTAAGTCAGCTAGTCCTTCCACCTGTTGGCTTAGGATTGCTCCTACAGTTTTTGCTAGTACtttattcaatttattttaaGGTTTTAAAGAGGGGGGCTTCAACAGCAAGTATGTTTTCCAGTGCAAAACAAGTATGTGCAGAAGTTACTCTTCAAGTAGTACATGAGACAGTTGTTATAGTAAATGCATATCTTTGTGATAAGGGCACAGGCAGTGTGGTTTTCATGACTAACGCATCACACTGCATCTTCATACTTTTACAAAGCAGAACACTTTTCAAATTGGAAGAGTTTAAGTCTGAGAAGTAACAGTTACTTTGGAAAATTCTGACCTCTCGAGTCATACTGTTCTGACAGTCAGAGCTGCAGAATACAAGAATGAGCTACAAGTTTAGAAATCGTATACACTGTATAGTTTCAGCTAAATCAGTACTCAGAAGCACCAGTTCCTTAGATGTTTCCCTCTCTTCAACCTTCCACAAACCTGTGCTTATAaggaaggaaaacattttttttagtgagacactgcagtttgccactacaccaggggtgggcaagcttCTTGGCCCATGGGTATGGatattgtatggtgggccatgaatgctcatgaaattggggttggggtgcaggagggggtgaggcctctggctgggggtgtgggctctggggttgggccagaaatgaggagttcaggatgtgggagggggctccaggctggggcagggggttggagtgcagaagagggatcaggactggggcagggagttgtggCATGgtagggggtcaggggtgcaggctccgggtggcgcttacctcaagcagctcttggaagcagcagcatgtccaccctctggctcctatgcggaggtgtggccaggtggttctgcatgctgccccatctgcaggcgtcgcccctgcagctcccattagctgaagttcctggccaatgggagccgtgggggtggcacttggggcgaggcagcgtgcggagccccctggctacccctaaacataggagctggagggaggacatgctgctgcttccgggagcctcgGCACACGCGCTCAGAGCGGcctccaacccccctgccccagctggagcgTAGGAGTAGGGCAagccccaaaccccgctccccagcaggagctcgaggacCAGATTAAACAGGTTGGAGGAttggatgtggcccctgggccgtagtttgcccacccctgcactacacATTGTTCCATTTTCCTCACTCATTTAAGTTACAATAAGTGATTTCCGTTGCATCTGACATTTATCTGCCCAGATGATTGTCAGAAGGCTGCATACCATTACCTAAAATTGTATGCAGTTTCATTGCTCATGGCACAGTAGAGAAGAGCTTGCAGAAACTCTCCTCACCTTAGGGGATATAGGAATCCATACAACGAAatggtacaaaaaaaaaatcaatgtgcgCGCCTAGGGCATGCTCTATTTCAGGCTGCATTTATCATTTGAGCTTCTTTGTAACTCTAAAGCTATATCTATGCCACagcttatgtcagcataacttatgttgctcaggggtgtgaataaaccactcccctgagtgacataagcgCCGGTGTGGAAAGCACTATGGCAGCAGGAAAGCTGCTACCACCACTCATGAGGGCTGGAGTAGTTAagttgcatcagtgcagctgtgccactgtaagctctctagcgTAGCTGTAGCCCAAGTTTTAGTGCCAGAAGCCTTGCTTCTGATATTACAATGGTGTAACTCCACAAAGTTGAATTGCTCCCGATTTACACTAGTGAGCTCAGAACCAGGTCCACAATATGTCAAAAAAATCCTATCAAGTCTCAAATGTACATTTCTGCCACATACAAATAGTTCATGGCTTTGGCATTCCTCTAAGTAGAGTTActtaaaggaaagactgaaaaaacaaatacacTATCTAGGAACTGAATGGTCGTTAGCAAGCTGCCACTGAAAACAGCCATGATAAATAGCTATTAAAATGAGCATTACAAAAAAAATTCTTAGAACCCTGCTCTGTATTGTTACTATAAGCTATAATTAACTCTATACGATGAAGCTACAGCACAAATTGCCATAATTTCCTTCTTGGACCTGCAGTATCTGAGCTCAACAACATCCATTGGTGTGATCTTTCTGGAAGGGCACTTACAAGTACGCACTCCAGGACAGCAATGGGATTTAGGAAAAGTAGTGACTGGGCCTCACTGCACATTCATCTAACACAACTGACAAATGAGAAAAAATCTCAGTTGTGAGATAAGTCTTTTCTACAACCTTGGCAAGAAGCTCTGAAGAGGCTAAAGGGGTGGATTATGAATCCCCGTGTGTTTAAAGCGAGGCAAGGGaagattttagttttgttttttttaaaactaatctcAGCTTCATAGTCTGTCTGGTAAAGCTGGGAGTCTTAAGCCCCAAACCTCATAGAAAGCTGGATTTGTTATAAATTGCCTTAAAGGGAAACCGGCTGCAGAATAAACACTGCAAGTAGCAATACATAATGAATTGTCAAATGcacaatatattattttttctgaTCTACCAATTGTACATAACAGTTGGTAAAATATTACAAATGATTTATGTGATTTACTTTTAAATGACTTATGAAAGGAAAGCTTATTTCAACGCACAGTGTTATGCTTCCTAATGTTCAAGCAGACACTTAGGATCTGTCTGGTGCATAACTGAGATTTATAGTGTGACTTGAGAGAAGTCTCCAAGTTACAGGATAATTCTGGTTCTTGGGCAGCTCCAAGTAGCCTATGCTAAATGTGGAGTAGTGTTTTGGTTATCAACCAAATATTGAGGGACAATTATGTGATTAATCATTTCATCTGAAGGATAGAACATGCTCCCAAAAACCCCTCAGTCAGCTCTCAAAGATGACTAGCaaatttgggtgcccaacctgagacaccttaacAGGGACTTGACTTTCAGAAATTACGTGCTCTGGCACACAGCTCAAGTGGGTAGGTACCCAAAATTACTAGTTACTTTTGACAATCTTGGCCTCCACTTATAATCCCCTCCTCTTTCATTTATTTTCCAGTTGCAGTCCTGATGTAACAAACTGCTGGCAAAGTTgaattcagtttatttttcaCCCCTACAGTGTTCATCTAAGAGCATGGCTACACTAGCAAGTACACAGGGGCGCTAGTGGCTGTAAATGTAGCCGCTCTACGCCAACGAGAGAGAGCTCTTCCACTGGCTTAACTACTCCTGCCCCCGTGAGTGGCAgtagctgtgtcagcaggagaagctctcccgctgacatagcgctgtccacaccaatgcttatgtcagtataatttatgtcgctcagggggttggtttattcacaccctgaATACACTAAagcttatgttggcataacttaAGTCAGACAGCCTGAGATTGATTGGGTCTTTACTCAAGCCTCCGATCACCGCCACCTTTGGCGAGGTGATATAACGGCTTTTTTCTGCCTCTATGGTTGAAGGAACAGTGGTGTAGGCTTTGTGGTGAAGTCTCCCCCTTCAGCGATTAGAAAAAGCGCTGGACAGAAAGGGTAGTTTTTCTAAGTTGCTGAACACTTACTGGCTTCAATAAGAGATGTGAATGCCCAGTATCCCTGAAAAATCAAGTGGTGGGTGCCCTTGTTCAGTTTACAGACAAGAGGTAGACGGTAGGAGTTTTCACCAGCCCTATACCCCTGCGGGAAACTTAACAGGCAGCGAAAGCAGTCAAGTGGCAAACTAGGGCCTGTGAATATTTACACACATACTTAACTTACGGCACTACCCCAGCGAAGTCAAAGCATGAACACTGAggacctgtctacactacaaaattaggtcaacctACAGCCACCGCAGGAATTAAATCGGCTCTTGGTGTCCACGCTACCCTCCTCCTGCcagtggtgcacatcctcaccggGAGCGCTTACTCAGACTGCagtggggcactgacagctggagcaAGGGGCATTGTGTGCCCAGGGTGGGGAtcaatttcacagcagggagcTTACCAGAAGCGAACTGACATTCTTATCAGTTTCACGGCTGCTATTTCACATTTcttctccagctcccattgagacCAATGCCCTGCTGACAGTGCTGGGGGCGCGGGAAGAGCTGTGAACCTGGTGGCCGACTGTCAGTGATGGGGCCGGATCTCCAGTGCCTATATAGACACTGGGCTACCCTAACTTCATTGACCTAAGCACTACATCTCTCATGAAGGTGGCGTTATTAAGTCTATGTAGTGGGCAATTTACATCAGCGGGAGcaccattgtagtgtagacaaagacagagttaggtcaacgtaagatGTCTTACATCAATCTACCCCTGTAGCATAGGCCAGGTCTGGctaagtctttgcaagatcagggccaagGAGCATAAAGAAATACTTACCCTTCTGTGTACTCTGCTTGCAGAAGGCCAAGATATGCCTCCCACTTATTTCCAACTATTTTGCCGCAGGTGAAGCATCTGACCGGGATAATCATTTTCTTGCAGTAACTGTCAAAACATTAACCAAATAACGCGCTTACTGCTTGCGTTTACATGTCGGAATGCATTTGATGCATCTATAAAATATCACAATGGAAGTTCTTCACATAGGGCAAAAGGGAGGTGGGAACTCCAGGACTGCACCACAGCTGGAAGGGTCAGCTCCACCACCCAAGTATAAACAttctccttttgtttattttaatgataCTACTGGATTGATTAACCTATTATTAGTATAGAGCAGCTGTACATTAGCCTTTCAGTTCAGACACTTATGTTTTGTTGCTTAGAAGTTTCAGTCCACAAGCAGTTTTAACACAACCCCCctgaggctatgtctgcacttacCACTGCGTGCAGAGTACAGGCATTACACATCTAGCTCCGCACCGCCGTGAAAAGCAGGCTGTATCCCCATTCCTCACTgtggtatgtatgtatgtatgtacgtaCACAgcgcagtgaaaggctctggcagcttccCCGCTGCTGGAACGTTTTCCTATTGCGGgagaggaaaggctctggcagcgggaTGGTAAAAAGAGCTCTTTTTACTTGCTAAAAAGAGCCATGTAGGAGACACTATGGGGCGCCTAAAGAGCCTCTGTGGGGCcctttagggtacatctacaatgCCCACGTTACAGTGTGGCCACAGCAATGCTGTGACATGGGCAGcgtagggtatgtctatgctaccCACGTTACAGCGCGGCCACCGAAGCGCTGTGACCGCTTTATCgccaggggagagctctcccggcggtaaacccccccccccactcctaaCGAGCAGTGGTAATTTTATAGCTGGGATAAAGTGCTGTCTTTACTGGcgcttttcagcgctaaaacctttgtttcacacccctgaacgtcTAAAGTTTAAGCGCTGAAAGTGGCATTGTAGACACAGCCGTACTCGTTTAAGCAGTTTACACCGGTGGTAGCTAGGGTGTCTTGCTCGACATACCTTGgattagaaatttaaaaaaaaaggggggggggcgcacgCGCAGCAGCTGAGTGGATCAAGTGCCACTGAACAGCAGCTCGGCGCTGCAGCCGTGTTAGACCCAAGGGCGGGAggcagctgctggggggctggtTTGTTCAGAAACAAGGTGGTTCACTGTGGGGGCCTGGGCTGCGGCGACGGGGGGAGGTGCTATTTCACTGGGCGGGGGGTGAAGCCCAGGcacgggttacctagggaggtgggggaatctccatcctgagaggtttttaggGCCCGGcttagctgggatgatttagctggggctgctcctgctttgagcagggggttgcactcgGGGTCGCtcccaaccctgatcttctcGGATTCCGCGGGACCCCCGGGCCCTTGAGCTCCGCGCCACTTCCGGACAGCGCCTGGGCCCCCTCCCCGGCCGCGCACGGGGGCCGGGCCCCGCCTTACACTCACCACGCGGATGCGCTGGCCCAGGACCGTCTCCCCGCCCCGCCGGGCGCGCTCgctgcaggcggggggaggggggcactcgGGGCTCCCTGACCAAGCACTGGGCGAACTGCGCGCGGGAAGCCGCGGGGCGGCTACGGGTCGCGCgaagccggggcggggggagacccCGGTGGGTGTCTCCAAGGAAGAGGCGGGGGCTCCGGGCAGGGGAACCGCTGCTGGGAAGGGGGCGGTGACTGAAAgagggtcggggtcggggtcggggcaGGGGCCCGTTGGGGCTCTCACTCGctcac encodes:
- the POLR2L gene encoding DNA-directed RNA polymerases I, II, and III subunit RPABC5 isoform X2; protein product: MIIPVRCFTCGKIVGNKWEAYLGLLQAEYTEGDALDALGLKRYCCRRMLLAHVDLIEKLLNYAPLEK
- the POLR2L gene encoding DNA-directed RNA polymerases I, II, and III subunit RPABC5 isoform X1, which translates into the protein MPVLCTQCYCKKMIIPVRCFTCGKIVGNKWEAYLGLLQAEYTEGDALDALGLKRYCCRRMLLAHVDLIEKLLNYAPLEK